CGCTGAACGACCTCGTCGCCCGGCACGAGACGCTGCGCACGCTCTACCCGGACCTGTTCGGCGAGCCGCGGCAGCTGATCCTGGCCCCCGAGGACGCGCTGATCGACCTCGAGGACTGCGAGGTCGCGGCCGAGCAGGTCGAGGCCAGGATCGAGCAGGAGATCGCGCACCGCTTCACCCTGGCCTCCGAGCAGCCAGTCAAGGCCCTGCTGCTGCGTTCGGCGCCGCAGGACGCGACGCTGCTCCTGCTGATCCACCACATCGCCACCGACGGCTGGTCCACCGGGCCGCTGACCCGCGACCTGAGCACCGCGTACAACGCGCGGCTGCTCGGGCGGGCGCCGGACTGGCCGGCCCTGCCCCTCCAGTACGCGGACTTCGCCCTGTGGCAGCGCGACGCCGCGGCCGAGGGACTCGAGCATCAGCTCGAGTTCTGGGCCGGGGAACTGGCCGGGCTGCCCGAGGAGATCCCGCTGCCGTTGGACCGGCCCCGCCCGGCCCAACGCGACGGACGCGGCGCCGTGGTCGGCTTCGAGCTGCGACCCGAACTCGGCGCCGCGCTGCGGGAGCTGGCCGGGCAGAACCAGGCGACGCTGCTGATGGTGCTGCACGCCGGCGTGGCCGCGCTGCTCGACCAGTGCGGCGCCGGCTCCGACATCCCGCTCGGCACGCCGGTCACGGGACGCGGCGACGAGGCTCTGGAAGACCTCGTCGGGTTCTTCGTCAACACCCTGGTGCTGCGCGCCGACACCAGTGGCGACCCCGGCTTCCGGGAGCTGCTCGGCCGTGTCCGCGAAGCCGACCTGCGTGCCTTCGCGCACCAGGAGGCCCCGTTCGACCAGCTGGTCGAGCGGCTGGCGCCGACCCGCACGGCGCACCGCAATCCGCTCTTCCAGGTCGCCTTCTCCCTCGTCCCCGACCTCGAGCAGGAGGACCCGCTGCGCTTCCAGGGCCTTGAGTCCCGAGCCCTGCCGATCGCGCCGAACACAGCGAAGTTCGATCTCACCGTCACCTTCCGGCCCGGCGGCGCGGCGGACGACGCGCTCTACGGCGAGATCGACTACTGCACCGACATCTTCGACCCGGCCACGGTGCACGGGCTGGCCCGACGGCTCGTCGGCCTGCTCGAGGCGGCCGCGGCACAACCCGAAACCCCGATCGGGCGCCTCGGCGCCCTGGTGAACCAGGAAGGCGAGTAATCATGCCCAGTCCCTTCGAGAACCAGACCAAGCAGTTCAACGTCCTGATCAACGCCGAGGACCAGCACTCGCTCTGGCCGCAGGACTATGCCGTGCCGGCCGGCTGGGAGCCCGTCTCAAGCGGCACCCTCGCCGAGTGCACCGCCTACGTGGACGCGCACTGGACCGACATGCGCCCGCGCTCGCTCAAGCTGGCCCAGGCCGCAGCGAACGGGAGCCGTCGGTGAGCCTGACGACCACGCAGACCGTCCGCGAGGACCCGGACCTGGACGGGTACCGCCGCGAGTGGGCGGACTCGGTCACCCCGGTCCCGGACGCGACCCTGCCGCGCCTGCTGGATCTGCGCATCGCGCAGACCCCGGACGCCGTCGCGGTGGAGTCCGGGGAGCAGACGCTCAGCTACGCGCAGCTCGGTGCGCACGTCGACCGGCTGGCCCGCCGGCTGCTCGACGCGGGCGTCGCCCCCGGCGACCCGGTCGCGGTGCTGCTGCCGCGCTCGACGCACCTGGTGGTCGCGCTGCTGGCGATCGCCCGCTGCGGAGCCGTGTACGTCCCGCTCGACGCCCGCGACCCGCTCGCCCGGATGCGGGGCGTGCTGGCGAACGCGGGGTGCGAACACCTGGTCGTGGACCACGCGACGCAGGACCATGAGGTCGCCGCCGGCCACAAGCCGGTCCGGGCCGACCTCGAGGGGTCCGCAACGCCGGGCGGATCAGCGGCCGAACACGTTCCGGATCTGACACAGGGCCCTGACTCGCTCGTCTACGTCATCCACACCTCCGGGTCCACCGGAGCGCCCAAGGGCGTCGCGGTCAGCCACCGCAACGTGGCCGCGTTCGCCGCCGACCGGATCTGGCGCAACGGCAACCACGAGCGGGTGCTGCTGCACTCGCCGCACGCCTTCGACGCCAACACCTACGAGCTCTGGGTGCCGCTGCTCGGCGGCGGCACGGTGGTGCTCGCCCCGGACCGGCTGGACGTTCCGCTGATGCGGAAGCTGGCGGGTACCGGCCGGATCACGGCGGCCTTCCTGACCATCGGCCTGTTCAACGCCCTGGCCGCGGCCGACCCGACCTGCTTCCGCGGGCTGCGCGAGGTGTGGACGGGCGGCGACGTGGTCTCCCCGGAAGCTCTGGCCAAGGTGCGCGACGCCAACCCGGGCATCACCGTGTACGGGGTCTACGGCCCCACCGAGACCACCACGTACGCCACCTGCTACCGGGTCGGCGCGCACCTCGATCCGGCGCAGAGCGTCCCGATCGGCAAGCCGATGGACAACACCCGCGGCTACGTGCTCGACGAGCGCCTGGAACTGGTCGCTCCGGGCGAGGCGGGCGAACTGTTCCTGGCCGGCGCGGGTGTGGCCCGCGGCTATCTCAACCAGCCGGGCCTGACCGCGCAGCGCTTCGTCGCAGACCCCTTCGGGGCGCCGGGCGAGCGCATGTACGCGACCGGCGACCTGGTCCGGCGGGAGGCGGACGGCAACCTCCGCTTCGTCGGACGGGCCGACGGCCAGGTGAAGATCAACGGCTTCCGGATCGAGGTCGGCGAGATCGAGGCGGCGCTGGTCGGGCACCCGGCCGTGCGCGAGGCCGTCGCGATCGCGTCCAAGACCGCGGACGGCGGCGGCCGGATCCACGCCTACGTGGTGACGGCGCCGTCCACGGCGCTCGACAGTGAACTGATACGTGAGCACCTGTCCGCGCGGCTGCCCGGCTACATGGTCCCGGACGAGTACTCCTTCCTGCCGGAACTGCCGCTGACGCCGAACGGCAAGGTCGATCGCAGACGACTCGCGGCCACCCCGCCGCCCGTGCGGCAGCCGGCTCCGGTCGGGCCGGTCGCGACCGGCCCGACCAGCGTGGCCGAGCCCCGGCCGTCCCTCGACGAGACCGAGGCGAAGGTCGCCGCGCTGTGGAGCCTGGTGCTCGGCGTGGAGCAGATCGGGCTCGACGACAACTTCTTCGAGTGCGGCGGCACCTCGCTCAAGCTGATCGGCCTGCATGCGCGGCTGTGCGCCGAGTTCGGCGTGGAGCTGCCGATCCAGCGCCTGTTCGAGATATCGACCATCCGGGCCATCGCCCGCCACCTCGCGCCCGACACGGCCTCGGCGAACTCGGCCGCGGCCGAGCGGCGCGCCGACGTGGACGAGAGGGCCGCGGCCCGCCGCGAGCAGATCCGGCGCAGGGCGGAATGGAGATGAGCATGGATACCGACGGCAGGATCGCCGTGACCGGCATGGCCGTACGGCTGCCCGGCGCGGCGGACCTGGCCCGCTACTGGAGGCTGCTGCAGGCCGGCGCGGAGGGCATCACCCGGCACGGCGAGGCCGAGCTGCTCGCCGCGGGCTACGACGCGCAGACCATCCGGAGCAGCGAGTTCGTCCCGGCCGGCGGCGCGCTGCCGGCGGCGCGCGCGTTCGACTGGTCCTACTTCGGCTACAGCCGGACCGACGCCGCCCTGATCGACCCGCAGCAGCGCGTCTTCCTGCAATGCGCGGCCGAGGCCCTGGACGACGCCGGCATCGACCCGACCCGCTTCGCCGGCTGGATCGGCGTATACGGGGGCAGCGACAGTCCCGAGGACGGGCTCGACGACCTGATCGACCCGCTGCTGCGGGCCATCGGACGCAACCAGGACTTCCTGGCCACGCGGGTCGCCTACAAGCTCGGGCTGCGCGGCCCGGCGTTCACCGTGCAGACGGCGTGTTCGACCTCGCTGACCGCGGTGCACCTGGCCGTGCAGAGCCTGCTCTCCTACGAGACGGACGCGGCGCTGGCCGGCGGGGTCGGCCTGGCCTCCGCGGGGAGGATGGGCTACACGTACGTGGAGGGCGGCAGTCTCTCCCCGGACGGGCACTGCCGCTCGTTCGACGCCCGCGCCCTCGGCACGGTGCCCAGCGAGGGCGTCGGGATGGTGGTGCTGCGGCGGCTGGAGGACGCGCTGCGCGACGGCGACCGCATCGCCGCCGTCATCCTCGGGTCGGCCGTCAACAACGACGCCGGGGACAAGATCGGGTTCACCGCCCCCTCGGTCTCCGGGCAGCGCGAGGCGATCCTGCTGGCGCAGAAGGTGAGCGGCGTCGACCCGGCGGACCTCGGCTACATCGAAGCCCACGGCACCGCCACCCCGATGGGCGACCCGATCGAGGTGCAGGCGCTGACCGACGCGTTCCGCCGCTCCACCGACGCCACCGGCTACTGCGGGCTCGGCTCGGTCAAGAGCAACATCGGCCACACCGGGGCCGCGGCGGGCGTCGCCGGGCTGATCAAGACGGTGCTGATGCTCGAGCACCGGGAACTGGTGCCCTCGCTGCACTTCACCGAGCCGAACCCGCGGCTGCAGCTCGAGGACTCGCCGTTCCGGGTGACGACCAGGCGGACGCCCTGGCCCGAGCGGGGCACGCCGATGGCGGCGGTCAGCGCCTTCGGTCTCGGCGGCACCAACGCGCACGTGATCCTGCAGGCGCCCCCTTCGCGCGACCGCCCGGCCGGGCGCCGCACCGCGCGCGTGCTCGGCCTGTCCGCGATGACCGGCACCAGCCTCGACCGGATGCGCGGGAACCTCGCCGACCATCTCGAGGAGCACGGCGAGACAGAGCTCGGCGACGCGACGCAGACCCTGGCCCGCCGCCGCCAGTACGAGCACCGGGTCGCGGTGGTCGCCGCGGAGCCGGGTGAGGCCGCCGAGGCGCTGCGCGTCGCGGCGCCGTCCCCGGGCAAGCGCGCGCTCGGCAAGGTGGCGTTCCTCTTCCCCGGCCACGGGGTCCTGGACCACGCCGCGGGGGCCGCCGCCTACCGGCTACTGCCGACCTTCCGGACCTGCTTCGACGAGATGGCCGACGCCTTTCAGGCCGGCCCCGGCGTCGACCTGGCCCCGGTCGTGGTGCCGGGGGCCGGCGACGCGGAGTGGTTCTCGCCCCCGGCGCACCAGCACGCGGGCCTGCTGGCCCTGGGCTACGCGCTGGCCAAGCAGCTGATCGAGTGGCGCGTGTGCCCAGCGGGCATGATCGGCAACAGTATCGGCGAGTGCGTCGCCGCCACCGTGGCCGGGCTCTGGACGCCCGCGGAGGCCGCGGCCGTGGTGCATACCCGGGCCGTGGCGGCGCAGAACACGAAGCCGGGCCGGATGATCGCGGTCAAGGCTCCGGTGGAGGAGGTCCTCCGGCGTATCGCCGGGTTCGACGGGGTGGGCGTCGCGGTGGCCGGACCGGGCACCGCGGTCATCTCAGGGATCGAAGCGGCCATGGACGCGCTCACGCTCACCGACGCGCTGGACGGCCTCGACCTCACCGTGCTCGATGCCCCGGCGGCCGGCCATTCCGCCGCGATGGAGCCCGCGGCGCGGGAACTGCGCGCGGCGCTCGCGCGGGTGACCACCCGGGAGCCGGGGCTGCCCTTCGTCTCCAACCTGACCGGGCAGTGGGCCCGCCCGGAGGCCGTGCTCGGCGCCGACTACTGGGCGGACCAGCTGTGCCGCACGGTACAGCTGGAGGCCGGTATCGCGACCCTGATCGATGAG
This genomic window from Actinospica robiniae DSM 44927 contains:
- a CDS encoding MbtH family protein, whose product is MPSPFENQTKQFNVLINAEDQHSLWPQDYAVPAGWEPVSSGTLAECTAYVDAHWTDMRPRSLKLAQAAANGSRR
- a CDS encoding non-ribosomal peptide synthetase; translated protein: MSLTTTQTVREDPDLDGYRREWADSVTPVPDATLPRLLDLRIAQTPDAVAVESGEQTLSYAQLGAHVDRLARRLLDAGVAPGDPVAVLLPRSTHLVVALLAIARCGAVYVPLDARDPLARMRGVLANAGCEHLVVDHATQDHEVAAGHKPVRADLEGSATPGGSAAEHVPDLTQGPDSLVYVIHTSGSTGAPKGVAVSHRNVAAFAADRIWRNGNHERVLLHSPHAFDANTYELWVPLLGGGTVVLAPDRLDVPLMRKLAGTGRITAAFLTIGLFNALAAADPTCFRGLREVWTGGDVVSPEALAKVRDANPGITVYGVYGPTETTTYATCYRVGAHLDPAQSVPIGKPMDNTRGYVLDERLELVAPGEAGELFLAGAGVARGYLNQPGLTAQRFVADPFGAPGERMYATGDLVRREADGNLRFVGRADGQVKINGFRIEVGEIEAALVGHPAVREAVAIASKTADGGGRIHAYVVTAPSTALDSELIREHLSARLPGYMVPDEYSFLPELPLTPNGKVDRRRLAATPPPVRQPAPVGPVATGPTSVAEPRPSLDETEAKVAALWSLVLGVEQIGLDDNFFECGGTSLKLIGLHARLCAEFGVELPIQRLFEISTIRAIARHLAPDTASANSAAAERRADVDERAAARREQIRRRAEWR
- a CDS encoding type I polyketide synthase is translated as MDTDGRIAVTGMAVRLPGAADLARYWRLLQAGAEGITRHGEAELLAAGYDAQTIRSSEFVPAGGALPAARAFDWSYFGYSRTDAALIDPQQRVFLQCAAEALDDAGIDPTRFAGWIGVYGGSDSPEDGLDDLIDPLLRAIGRNQDFLATRVAYKLGLRGPAFTVQTACSTSLTAVHLAVQSLLSYETDAALAGGVGLASAGRMGYTYVEGGSLSPDGHCRSFDARALGTVPSEGVGMVVLRRLEDALRDGDRIAAVILGSAVNNDAGDKIGFTAPSVSGQREAILLAQKVSGVDPADLGYIEAHGTATPMGDPIEVQALTDAFRRSTDATGYCGLGSVKSNIGHTGAAAGVAGLIKTVLMLEHRELVPSLHFTEPNPRLQLEDSPFRVTTRRTPWPERGTPMAAVSAFGLGGTNAHVILQAPPSRDRPAGRRTARVLGLSAMTGTSLDRMRGNLADHLEEHGETELGDATQTLARRRQYEHRVAVVAAEPGEAAEALRVAAPSPGKRALGKVAFLFPGHGVLDHAAGAAAYRLLPTFRTCFDEMADAFQAGPGVDLAPVVVPGAGDAEWFSPPAHQHAGLLALGYALAKQLIEWRVCPAGMIGNSIGECVAATVAGLWTPAEAAAVVHTRAVAAQNTKPGRMIAVKAPVEEVLRRIAGFDGVGVAVAGPGTAVISGIEAAMDALTLTDALDGLDLTVLDAPAAGHSAAMEPAARELRAALARVTTREPGLPFVSNLTGQWARPEAVLGADYWADQLCRTVQLEAGIATLIDEGCDTFIELGPGTSMCGSLRRHRDWDPERFVLPMLGRAAEDRDRSLLRAIGALWERGAEIDLAAVTGDSRAPVCSLPPYAFDAQDPRADWVLAAPAEKSADSGAPHQDDVAGLPTLELLWRQALGVSSVRAEDDFFALGGESLMAVNLVNQIRRHWGVRVTAAEFLKSPTFATLVRLAGPAAAQARTRAEAATSAASTGLVTLREGTGRPVFFAADVLGTSSSYLVLADLLETDRPVCGLEQTERPGRFPRLERLAAEQVALARQAQPEGPYTLAGWSFGAVLAHEMARQLIEAGQSVDLLVCLDGQVRGRRGRPLGASPAVLRDAVTLQVGVALGTGPLGARIRRLPELRRRFLANAGALLRYRPKPAACRTVLFKAEPGDAGRSAAIERGLASLYREVRVEPVAGDHWSMLAEPHARGLAARISALLPHDTPRPAAATAASTTGD